From a region of the Candidatus Effluviviaceae Genus V sp. genome:
- a CDS encoding HDIG domain-containing protein, whose amino-acid sequence MTREEALELVKQHCSNRNLMKHMLATEAVMRGLAERLEEDVETWALAGLVHDLDYDETADDPERHGLVSADRLEEAGCSDAIIHAVKAHNSRVPCDCAMDRALYASDPVTGLIVAATLMHPTKKLKEVDVDFVMRRYGEKRFAAGANREQISSCTELGIPLEEFVGIALASMQGISDDLGL is encoded by the coding sequence ATGACGCGCGAGGAAGCGCTGGAGCTTGTGAAGCAGCACTGCTCGAACAGGAACCTCATGAAGCACATGCTGGCAACCGAGGCCGTCATGCGGGGCCTGGCGGAGCGGCTGGAGGAGGATGTGGAGACGTGGGCGCTCGCCGGGCTCGTGCACGATCTCGACTACGATGAGACGGCCGACGACCCGGAACGGCACGGCCTCGTCTCGGCCGACCGCCTCGAGGAGGCCGGTTGCTCGGACGCGATCATCCATGCCGTCAAGGCGCACAACAGCCGCGTCCCGTGCGACTGCGCCATGGACCGTGCGCTCTACGCCAGCGACCCCGTGACCGGGCTCATCGTCGCCGCCACCCTCATGCACCCGACGAAGAAGCTCAAGGAGGTCGACGTCGATTTCGTGATGCGGCGCTACGGTGAGAAGCGCTTCGCCGCCGGTGCCAACCGGGAGCAGATCAGTTCCTGCACGGAGCTCGGGATCCCGCTCGAGGAGTTCGTCGGCATAGCGCTGGCCTCCATGCAGGGGATCTCGGACGACCTCGGGCTGTAG
- a CDS encoding peptidoglycan DD-metalloendopeptidase family protein translates to MQRPTLTPAAARPSALLAHFNRLPETARFYSVLSALVVVLWVASGLTVHQVTEGARPILNPRSPILTELSPWGRVLEEGGESYLDSGFDIIGVVTPLPEETASHDYIASPGEDLETVASAHGIDLDLLASANNVSYARTPRRETQVRLPLMYSRERHWDRSLEFLYPLARSGPIGGNGKANQGPPKIARHAVARGECLWTIARKYHVRMETIVAMNDLPSARYLRPGQILEIPDTDGTYITIKKNDTVDGVCKKYDIEITDLVNANPGVDVHALQIGERLFVPGTQALTELFRFGWPVHGRISGRYGHRIHPVYHRRMMHTGLDIAAGYGSPIRAALTGRVVFVGWKGGYGRTVIVEHPNGYETLYGHCSKILVSRGETVKRGDIIARVGSTGISTGPHVHFEVREHGKRINPERMLY, encoded by the coding sequence ATGCAGAGACCGACACTGACACCAGCGGCCGCCAGGCCCTCGGCGCTTCTGGCGCACTTCAACCGTCTCCCGGAGACGGCGCGGTTCTATTCCGTGCTGTCCGCGCTGGTCGTCGTGCTCTGGGTCGCGTCCGGTCTCACCGTGCATCAGGTCACGGAGGGCGCCCGCCCGATCCTCAACCCCAGATCACCCATCCTGACCGAGCTGTCCCCCTGGGGCCGCGTCCTCGAGGAGGGCGGCGAGAGCTACCTCGACTCGGGCTTCGACATCATCGGCGTCGTCACGCCGCTCCCCGAGGAGACCGCATCGCACGATTACATCGCCTCGCCCGGCGAGGACCTCGAGACCGTGGCGTCGGCGCACGGCATCGACCTCGACCTCCTGGCGAGCGCCAACAACGTGAGCTACGCGCGCACGCCGCGCCGCGAGACCCAGGTGCGCCTGCCGCTCATGTACTCCCGCGAGCGCCACTGGGACCGTTCGCTCGAGTTCCTCTACCCTCTCGCCCGCAGCGGACCCATCGGGGGCAACGGCAAGGCGAACCAGGGACCGCCCAAGATCGCGCGCCACGCCGTGGCCCGCGGCGAGTGCCTCTGGACGATCGCGAGGAAGTACCACGTCCGCATGGAGACGATCGTCGCGATGAACGACCTGCCGAGCGCCAGGTATCTGCGACCGGGGCAGATCCTCGAGATCCCCGACACCGACGGAACCTACATCACGATCAAGAAGAACGACACGGTTGACGGTGTCTGCAAGAAGTACGACATCGAGATCACCGACCTCGTCAACGCGAACCCGGGGGTCGACGTCCACGCTCTGCAGATCGGCGAGCGGCTCTTCGTGCCCGGCACGCAGGCGCTGACCGAGCTCTTCCGTTTCGGCTGGCCCGTCCACGGCAGGATCTCGGGGCGGTACGGCCACCGGATCCACCCGGTCTATCACCGGAGGATGATGCACACGGGGCTCGACATCGCGGCGGGATACGGCTCACCGATCAGAGCGGCGCTGACCGGCAGGGTCGTCTTCGTGGGATGGAAGGGCGGCTACGGAAGGACCGTCATCGTCGAGCATCCGAACGGCTACGAGACGCTCTACGGTCACTGCTCGAAGATCCTCGTCAGCCGGGGCGAGACGGTCAAGCGCGGCGACATCATCGCCCGCGTCGGATCGACAGGCATCTCGACCGGACCGCACGTCCACTTCGAGGTGCGCGAGCACGGGAAGCGCATCAATCCTGAGCGCATGCTCTACTAG